The DNA window ATGTGAGATGTGTCAACActacccatatttacaataaaaagtaatacttttagcataaaaaattataatttttcatgaataacccaaataagagatcgtctctcaaattcgacccgtgagaccgtctcatacaagtttttgcctactttttattgtgaatatgggtagggttaacccgtctcatagattaagatccgtgagacggtctcacgtgagacTCACTCTATGTATAAAGAGACTAGGTCTTTTCTGATattgtctcacgaatctttatctgttagacgggtcaatcttaccgatattcacaataaaaagtaatactcttaacataaaaaataatatttcccatggatgacctaaataagagatctttttcacaaaatacgatccgtgaaccgtttcacataagtttttgccttgtaAAGATGCATAGACCATGACCATATTCGGATCTAAGTCCTCCAAGACTAGTTTAGCAAAAAACCCAAATCGATGGACTACCAaccaaaaaaacaaacaaactcgATGTCGGTTTAGTTCCAAGACTGGAATCGTAGGTGATTCCATCAAATGAGAAATTTAAATTGAAAAGATTTTAATTTTCaggaggaaaaaaaaaaagaaacagaGCTTTTGTGGAGCCTTGGAGAAGTTATTTCCTCATAAACGTGATATAGTCTAAACAaactttttttattaaaaaaaaagagtaaagaaaatttaaaactaTACCTCGAACGACTTTCAAATTTAGAGGTTTTTTCCTCTAATTCGGCCCatctaaaatataaatattattcatATGATAACCGAAAAATTCGGGAAAAATTGGATGTGATTTAAATTTCAATAACTATAAAATCTGGTGTAAACAAACCATACAATAAATTTATTCCGTACATGTCCAAGTGATAGATATTCCACAGTCTTAACATGTTGAAGATGATATGAAGTTTTTCACTCTCCCTTTCTACATAATCTGTTTGTTTTACAAGATTTATCATCCACAAAGTAAGAAACCGGCGTCTCAGCCTCACGAATAGCTGCATTTGTGCCTCCTCGAGTGAAATCGATGATCAGTTTCGCGATCACATTTGGTTTCTCAATGTGAGGCATATGGCCACAGTTTGATATTTTTCTAATTGTCGCGTTTGGCAGTTCATTCTGCAGCCTCTGTGTTTTTGTCAAAAGTGGACAAATGTCTCAGATTAGTGCGCGTGTGTGTGTCATGAATCGGCATCCACAAAATTTCACTGAACTGGAGAAGAAAGAGGAGATTTAAACTGACCTCTGCAAGCTTATTGTCGACAATATTATCATGCTCGCAGCTGATGAGAAGAACTTTTTGCTTCACCTGAGTTAATAAAAAATCGACGGAAATATGTCAATTGTAGCCATTAAATTTTCTAACGCACTCTTGTTTGTAACCAAACTGATCCATATTCATGATTCTTGGTTTCATAACGGAACttgttataaaaaaatatggGAGGCGGCAAGTGGATGTTACTTACCCGTTTGATTTGACCCATGACATTGTATCCCCCACTGAGCATAAAGTTTACAGTAGCGTCTTCCCACCACGGCAAGAGGCAGTGAAGGCGTCCCACCTGATTGGTTAAAACAGAAACTGTGCTAACTCGAGCTAGGAATTGATAAATTGGGATTGAAAATTAAGTAAAAACACAAAATCAACTTACTTCTGTATAGTCGAATATCGTAGATAGTGATATACCCTCGAAAACCAGTAGCTTTGCATACCACCGTATAGGCACACTCTTCAGCACAGAGGCCTGATCAAGATGACACTTTAGACAGCCAGGCAATGAACTTATAATAATACAGAATGTGACAAAATTACaagaaaaagagaaaagaaagaaaaccaACTAGCCAAATTATATCTGATTAATATAGCTTAAGATGATAGATTTTCGTCAAGAACCAGCTCCTAGAGAAAGATAAAAATGCAAGCATATTACCATTGCATAGGCTAAAGGCTTGGGTAATTTAGTGAGAACCCCAGTCCCATTGACATAAACATTTGCATTAATCAAAACGAGCCTATCGACCTGCAAAAACCTCGTGGAAAGCATCATAAGCATTTACTTGAGGAACAGGCTATAATTTCAGAGTCGTAGCTCGACAAGATTCCGAATTTTCTACCGATGATGCCCCAGATTCAAAAAATCCAAAGAAATTTGATGAGGAAGAAAACTTATACAGCTTCAGGAAAATTGACGGCAAAATCTATTGCAGCAGCTGCACCAAGGCTAGGTCCAACTAAAGTCATTGGTCTTTTGATGTGAGACTTCCATAGCTATTTTGCACGGAAATATCAAAAAGTGAAGTTATGTCTCTTTCGGTATTCATGctattttattgttaaaaatcacatcttttcatcaaaaactAGCAAAGTTACTCGGAAAAATACCTGGTAAAGGTGATATCTTTTCGATGCAACGTTACAAGGTGGGCGGCATTCTAATACAATTAAGAAATAAAAGGTGACAGACAGCATGGCTAATATAATGGCTACGTGTGATGTGAAGACTGTATAACAAACCTAAATCAGAGAAACCCCATCCAAGAAGATCGATTGCCCAAGCCTCTAAACCAGCATCCTCCAGCAGCGGATATGCACTTCTCCATTCTAAACAAGAGCTGAATACACAAGGGGAACCATATTCCAGAAACAAGAAAATACATGATTATACTTCATATAAGAACAAAATAAAAAGTCTGATTGGCTTTCATTGATGCAAACCTATCAAAACAATGGAGAAGAACCACCGGATTGGCAGCGCTTCGCATCGTTGGGGTCACACAGCTACTCATTATGCAACTCTCGGAAAACCCAACCTGTAATTCTCCTTATCATGCGCAAGGGTTCTTGAAAgtcaaaatataatataaatcaaatcacaattatagATGTCCGGACGGGAATCTGGGATAACTTGTACAAGTACATAGAGTTTTTTTATTTGGGTAGTGATTTGTGGCCCTGGTGGTCTACTCCTGAGTAGAGGAGTGGCGCTTTTTGGTGGTGATTGAACGCAAGTACTAAACCAATTGTGCAGAGGAAAACATTAAAAACCAAACGTACAGACTGGGCCATGTTGGACAGTTTTTCACCCCTAAAATCGTCCTCTCAAGCTATCGACCCTTTAAACTTGTAACCAGTTTGCAGAACTACATTGAAATCGAATGCCACGAGGGCAAAAGGAAAATGGGATTTTTTTAATCCTCAAGAAGAAGCAAATCTctgaaaaatatagagagagagCTTCTTCACTTTTTCAATAAATTCAAGCAATATTTCAACCCGCCCTTCAGTAAAATCAGTTCCCAGTTTGATAAAGAAATTCATACCCAACAAGAAGCATCTCAACAAAATGAAATATTAAACAAATACCGATTAGCAGAACCCATCCTTAATACATTTTCCATGTCAGCCATTTTTACATGCAATAGCAAAAGTGCGAAGCCAAACCTGCACAGGGAGCCTCTGTATCCTCTGAGCCAAATTTCTCGCAAAAGGGTCTCTGATTTTGTGCACTTCCTTCGGCAGAAAAGATGGAAATTCTCCGTTGGGATCGCCAACGCACCCGCGATCGCCGCCGCCGCGGCAAGAAAGTCCGAAATCCAGCAACTTTCCGAGATGGCATTGATACAACGGATATCCCAATGCCCAAGCTCCCACCATTTCTCCTCAAAGCAACCCAAGTGACTCCACCGACAAATTTATAGCGTGTCTACCTTCAATTAGTATGTACTACCCAAAATATACAGGCAACACCTGTAATTTGTAACAGTGGAGGTAattgccaaaaaaaaaattctttgaaaaaaaaactctttgaaaaaggaaattggaTCATCCTTTATGAGAGCACATGCAAGAAGAAAGTATCGGAAATGGTATTTAAATTTGGcctttaaagttctacttgaaTTTTGTTCCGTTCTGTGATAGAATGCATTGAACGAGGGAAGCGACTGTTGGAAAATATTGAGTTGggtgaaaaataataatgactTACAAATTTCTTTGGTGGGGTTGTTGAAtttgagattttctctcaactttttgGATGTTATAAGCCGAGGAAACTGAAATTAAAGAACAAAACTTGTgtgagtcgtatttgtgagttacatctcttatttgggtaataaatgaaaaaatattatttttatgctaaaagtattactttttattgtgaatatgggtagagttgactcgtctcacagattaagatccgtgagacgatctcacatgagactcacttgaaattaaattgagTAGGTGATAGAATCATTTAAACAAttcaattttattaaaattgatCTTTGTAACATAGTTATAAAATTGTATTACAAAAATCACACCACAATACATACGTcaagaaaataatattatgtctTTTTACCTTTTGTCCATTCTCCACCGATAATATTTCAAggatttttttattacaattttataaatatatcgTGGAAAAAACAAATTAAGTTCAAGTCTCTATCAAATCAAAGCTCAATAATATTTAACCATGGTTACAtccctaattaaattatttccaTTATTAATCATCTTGTGCATTAATATTCAAGGATATTA is part of the Primulina eburnea isolate SZY01 chromosome 1, ASM2296580v1, whole genome shotgun sequence genome and encodes:
- the LOC140836361 gene encoding alpha/beta hydrolase domain-containing protein VTE7-like, translating into MVGAWALGYPLYQCHLGKLLDFGLSCRGGGDRGCVGDPNGEFPSFLPKEVHKIRDPFARNLAQRIQRLPVQVGFSESCIMSSCVTPTMRSAANPVVLLHCFDSSCLEWRSAYPLLEDAGLEAWAIDLLGWGFSDLECRPPCNVASKRYHLYQLWKSHIKRPMTLVGPSLGAAAAIDFAVNFPEAVDRLVLINANVYVNGTGVLTKLPKPLAYAMASVLKSVPIRWYAKLLVFEGISLSTIFDYTEVGRLHCLLPWWEDATVNFMLSGGYNVMGQIKRVKQKVLLISCEHDNIVDNKLAERLQNELPNATIRKISNCGHMPHIEKPNVIAKLIIDFTRGGTNAAIREAETPVSYFVDDKSCKTNRLCRKGE